A portion of the Glycine max cultivar Williams 82 chromosome 10, Glycine_max_v4.0, whole genome shotgun sequence genome contains these proteins:
- the LOC100779683 gene encoding uncharacterized protein: protein MVFTCSEKEVSMAMGPERSKPLHNFMLPCLKWGSQRHLRCTKHPSDSSTEDRRSPAPREFDSPPLTNADTRTRLTRPRFLFGDEGIDAVREKLMLDLKTEADKMKDAILGKEVSEYNNDDVEMNDAPPQPEEEAPPPVSGVRTWNLRTRRAPAAGGKGVRIDERRGGGGSPLRMKSPKLRGSPEKEERRAVKFSLMLAKKEIEEDFMRMVGHRPPRRPKKRPRNVQKQLDTLFPGQWLSEVCADSYKVPDDAETRKR from the exons ATGGTGTTTACGTGTTCGGAGAAAGAAGTGAGCATGGCTATGGGACCCGAGAGATCGAAGCCTCTTCACAATTTCATGTTGCCTTGTTTGAAGTGGGGGAGTCAGCGCCACCTCCGCTGCACCAAACACCCCTCCGACTCCTCCACTGAAGATCGCCGATCTCCAGCGCCGCGCGAATTCGACTCGCCGCCGCTCACTAATGCCGACACCCGAACGCGCCTCACGCGGCCGCGATTCCTCTTCGGCGACGAGGGGATCGACGCCGTCAGGGAAAAGCTCATGCTTGATCTCAAGACCGAGGCCGATAAGATGAAGGACGCGATTCTCGGCAAGGAGGTCTCGGAATACAACAATGATGATGTCGAGATGAACGACGCGCCGCCGCAACCGGAGGAAGAGGCGCCGCCGCCGGTTAGTGGAGTGAGGACGTGGAATCTGCGGACTCGGCGGGCTCCGGCGGCCGGAGGCAAAGGAGTGAGGATTGACGAGAGGAGGGGCGGTGGAGGGTCGCCGTTGAGGATGAAGTCGCCGAAATTGAGAGGGTCGCCGGAGAAGGAGGAACGGCGGGCGGTGAAGTTTTCTCTGATGCTGGCGAAGAAGGAGATTGAGGAGGATTTTATGAGGATGGTGGGCCACCGGCCTCCCCGCAGGCCCAAGAAGAGGCCCAGAAATGTGCAGAAGCAATTGGAT ACCCTTTTCCCTGGCCAGTGGTTGTCGGAGGTTTGTGCCGATTCCTACAAGGTTCCCGATGATGCTGAGACTCGCAAG AGGTAG